The proteins below come from a single Chrysoperla carnea chromosome 1, inChrCarn1.1, whole genome shotgun sequence genomic window:
- the LOC123301956 gene encoding juvenile hormone esterase-like, with translation MILFLTTICLIVGINAFPKLDGESVIAETKQGKLRGRIDLNYWNEPFFTFEGVPYAKPPVGELRFKAPQPPLPWKEEIRDAVKPGPPCVQFIGEGSEDCLLLNIHSKMTKEKQISKELRPVMVWIHGGAFKAGSISNNLYGPEFLVHENIVLVKIQYRLNVLGFLSLTDDEGGVSGNAGLKDQVMALKWVQKNIENFGGDPNRVTIFGQSAGGASTHLLNLSPMTKGLFHRVISQSGCGLNEWLSSKITPKQNYYELFGCNSTDSNLILECLQRVTPVEKLIKMENELLEKTDEGFLVVIENSTKEEQFLPSSVEKLIKDGSFNQIPFMAGYVPQEGATLYYLQYEVENGNNPLKENFIPENIVTYLSPEEEKNLNEKIRQFYFKNRNSTDEILYGYLNYLTDSAIIERLYTATKWHALKSTAPVYYYKFNYDTSLNLRLKMFPQNYVTHDDELKYLFTNIKTPKNLSDTSIEMQGIKRMIKIWARFAETGNPNPLDFDDEKYTNDAVEWKPVTSDKFSYLAIQPTFELEENPEEERMQFWESVWADLKMN, from the exons atgattctttttctaaCAACGATT TGTTTAATTGTAGGTATCAATGCGTTTCCAAAACTGGACGGTGAAAGTGTAATTGCCGAAACAAAACAAGGGAAATTACGAGGGcgtattgatttaaattattggAATGAACCGTTTTTCACATTTGAAGGAGTGCCATATGCCAAACCTCCGGTTGGTGAATTACGATTTAAG GCACCTCAACCTCCGTTGCCATGGAAGGAAGAAATTCGTGATGCCGTAAAACCGGGACCACCGTGCGTTCAATTCATTGGTGAAGGGTCTGAAGATTGTTTGCTTTTGAATATCCATTCGAAAATG acaaaagaaaaacaaatttctaaagAATTACGACCAGTCATGGTTTGGATACATGGTGGTGCCTTTAAAGCTGGATCAATAAGCAACAATTTATATGGACCCGAATTTTTAGTTCATGAAAATATCGTTTTAGTTAAAATTCAATACCGGTTAAATGTTTTAGGATTTTTAAGTTTGACGGATGATGAGGGTGGAGTATCGGGTAATGCTGGCCTAAAAGATCAGGTAATGGCTTTGAAATGGgtgcaaaaaaatattgaaaattttggtgGAGATCCAAATAGAGTTACAATTTTTGGGCAAAGTGCTGGAGGTGCTTCAACACATTTATTGAATCTTTCCCCAATGACCAAAGGATTATTTCATCGAGTAATATCACAGAGCGGTTGTGGATTAAATGAGTGGTTGTCAAGCAAAATTAccccaaaacaaaattattatgaacTGTTTGGATGTAATAGCACTGACTCTAATCTTATATTGGAATGTCTACAAAGAGTCACTCCAGtagagaaattaattaaaatggaaaacGAATTACTAGAAAAAACG GATGAAGGATTTTTGGTCGTAATTGAAAATTCTACAAAAGAAGAACAATTTTTGCCTTCGAGTGTTGAAAAACTTATCAAAGATGGAAGTTTTAATCAAATTCCATTCATGGCAGGATATGTTCCACAAGAAGGAGCTACACtctattatttacaatatgaagttgaaaatggtaataatcctttaaaagaaaattttataccagAAAATATTGTTACATATTTGAGTccagaagaagaaaaaaatttgaatgaaaaaattaggcagttttattttaaaaatcgaaatagtacagatgaaattttgtatggttACTTAAAC tacTTAACAGATTCTGCAATAATTGAAAGATTGTATACAGCTACTAAGTGGCATGCATTAAAATCTACGGCACCCGtgtactattataaatttaactatGATACAAGTTTAAATTTACGTCTTAAAATGTTTCCACAAAATTATGTCACTCATGATGAtgaacttaaatatttatttaccaatataaaaacaccaaaaaatttatctgatACATCAATTGAAATGCAAGGAATAAAACGAATGATTAAAATTTGGGCTAGATTTGCTGAGACCGGTAACCCAAATCCACTAGATTTTGATGATGAAAAATATACCAATGATGCAGTTGAATGGAAGCCAGTGACATCAGATAAATTTAGTTACTTAGCCATTCAACCAACTTTTGAATTGGAAGAAAATCCTGAAGAAGAACGCATGCAATTTTGGGAAAGCGTTTGGGCAGACTTGaagatgaattaa
- the LOC123301973 gene encoding juvenile hormone esterase-like: MIVLVTIAICLFENINAIPKLDGKTVIAETEQGKLRGRIDFNYWNEPFFSFEGVQFAQPPLGDLRFKAPQSPLPWKEEIRDATKPGPPCVQFNGEGSEDCLILNIHSKMTNEQEVSKELRPVMVWIHGGAFKWGSMSNDLYGPEFLVHENIVLVKIQYRLNVFGFLSLEDDDAGVSGNAGLKDQVMALKWVQKNIENFGGDPSKVTIFGESAGGASTHLLNLSPMTKGLFHRAISQSGCGLNPWVSSKEIPRQNYFEMIGCNKNDSKGILECLQKVPAAKLIKIENELLRKTKENFLVVIENSTKEEQFLPASVEKLIKDGNFNQIPFMAGYVPQEAALLYYYGFGTKNGSDLLKENLIPENSNLDLNLDEAKKLNDKIKHLYFKSKNITEEILEGYLNYLTDYLITERLYTATKWHALKSTAPVYYYKFNYDTSLNLRLKMFPQNYVTHEDELKYLFTNINTPKNLSDTSIEMQGIKRMIKIWARFAQTGNPNPLVFENEKTTADTVEWKPVTRDKFNYLIIQPNFELAENPEKERMKFWEDSWTDLKMN, from the exons ATGATTGTGTTGGTAACAATAGCAATT tgtttatttgaaaatattaatgcgATCCCAAAATTGGACGGTAAAACTGTCATTGCTGAAACAGAACAAGGGAAATTACGTGGTCgtatagattttaattattgGAATGAACCATTTTTCAGTTTCGAAGGAGTTCAATTTGCTCAACCACCACTTGGTGACCTGCGATTTAAG GCACCACAATCTCCTTTACCATGGAAGGAAGAAATTCGTGATGCAACAAAGCCGGGACCTCCTTGCGTACAATTTAATGGCGAAGGATCTGAGGATTgcttaattttgaatattcattcgaaaatg ACAAACGAACAAGAAGTTTCTAAGGAATTACGCCCAGTAATGGTTTGGATACATGGTGGAGCTTTCAAATGGGGATCTATGTCCAATGATCTATACGGACCTGAATTTTTAGTTCATGAAAACattgttttagtaaaaattcaatatcggttaaatgtttttggatttttaagtTTAGAGGACGATGATGCCGGAGTATCGGGTAATGCTGGTCTTAAAGATCAAGTTATGGCCTTAAAATGGgtacaaaaaaatatcgaaaattttggtgGTGACCCAAGTAAAGTTACAATTTTTGGAGAAAGTGCTGGAGGAGCCTCAACACATCTATTAAATTTGTCCCCTATGACCAAAGGATTATTTCATCGTGCGATTTCACAAAGTGGCTGTGGATTAAATCCATGGGTATCTAGCAAAGAAATTCctagacaaaattattttgaaatgatcggatgtaataaaaatgattctaaAGGCATATTAGAGTGCTTACAGAAAGTTCCTGCagctaaattaattaaaatagaaaacgaATTACTACGAAAAACG aaagagAACTTTTTGGTAGTAATTGAAAATTCTACAAAAGAAGAACAATTTTTGCCTGCGAGTGTTGAAAAACTAATCAAAGAcggaaattttaatcaaattccatTCATGGCGGGATATGTACCACAAGAGGCAGCTTTGTTGTATTATTATGGATTTGGCACTAAGAATGGAAGTgatcttttaaaagaaaatcttattccagaaaatagtaatttagatttgaatctagacgaagcaaaaaaattgaatgacaaGATAAagcatttgtattttaaaagtaaaaatattacagAAGAAATTTTGGAAGGTTATCTAAAC tatCTAACAGATTATCTAATTACGGAAAGATTGTATACAGCTACTAAGTGGCATGCATTAAAATCTACGGCACCTGtgtactattataaatttaactatGATACAAGTTTAAATTTACGTCTTAAAATGTTTCCGCAAAATTATGTCACTCATGAAGAtgaacttaaatatttatttaccaatataaatacaccaaaaaatttatctgatACATCAATTGAAATGCAAGGAATAAAAAGAATGATTAAAATTTGGGCTAGATTTGCTCAGACGGGTAATCCAAATCCgcttgtttttgaaaatgaaaaaactacTGCTGATACAGTGGAATGGAAACCAGTTACAAGAGACAAATTTAACTATCTAATTATTCAACCAAATTTCGAATTGGCAGAAAATCCTGAAAAAGAACGTATGAAGTTTTGGGAAGACTCTTGGACAGATTTGAAgatgaattga
- the LOC123305967 gene encoding esterase E4-like, with product MILLITITICSIEITNAFPKFDGDYVVAETDQGKLRGRIDMNYWNEPFFSFEAVPYAQPPIGKLRFKAPQPPLPWEDDIRDAVEPGPACVQFNGQGSEDCLILSIHSKMENEKLISGALRPVMVWIHGGSFKFGSISNNLYGPEFLVHENIVLVKIQYRMNILGFLSLQNEDVGVSGNAGLKDQVMALKWVQKNIENFGGDPNQVTIFGESAGGASTHLLYLSPMAKGLFHRVIAQSGCGLDPWVFSKVVPQKNFFEMVDCGKDDLKDVLECLEKVPADQLVKKQRELKFKTKQDFLVVIENSMTEETFLSENVEAMIKQGNFNQIPFLAGYVPQEGAFLYDKGLGMKKGNNPLKENLIPKIVNIDLNSDEAKKLNDKIKGFYFKNRNSTEEIMDGYIAYLSDYAITERLYTVTKWHALKSTAPVYYYKFNYDTSLNLRVKIFPQNYVTHADDLAYLFTKNRTPKKLSETSIEMQGIKRMIKMWAQFAKTGNPNPLQFEDEQYTGHVEWKPVTADNFYYLIIQPSLELAENPEEERMKFWENLWILESSRN from the exons ATGATTCTCTTAATAACAATCACGATT tgttctATTGAAATCACTAATGCGTTTCCAAAATTTGATGGTGATTATGTAGTTGCTGAAACAGATCAAGGAAAATTACGGGGTCGTATTGATATGAATTATTGGAATGAACCATTTTTCAGTTTTGAAGCAGTACCATATGCTCAGCCTCCAATTGGGAAACTACGATTTAAA GCACCCCAACCTCCGTTGCCATGGGAAGACGACATCCGTGATGCTGTAGAACCAGGACCTGCCTGTGTTCAATTCAATGGTCAAGGATCTGAAGACTGTTTAATTTTGAGTATTCATTCCAAAATG gaaaatgaaaaactaatttcGGGAGCTTTACGACCAGTAATGGTTTGGATTCATGGCGGATCTTTTAAATTTGGATcaatttccaataatttatatGGACCTGAATTTTTAGtacatgaaaatattgttttggtcAAAATTCAATACCGTATGAATATTTTAGGGTTTTTAAGTTTGCAGAATGAGGACGTTGGAGTGTCCGGTAACGCTGGGTTAAAAGATCAGGTAATGGCTTTAAAATgggtacaaaaaaatattgaaaatttcggCGGTGATCCTAATCAAGTGACAATATTTGGAGAAAGCGCTGGTGGTGCTTCAACACATTTATTATACTTATCACCAATGGCCAAAGGATTATTCCACCGTGTGATTGCACAAAGTGGTTGTGGTTTGGATCCATGGGTATTTAGCAAAGTTGTtccacaaaaaaacttttttgaaatggTTGATTGTGGCAAAGATGACCTCAAAGACGTTTTGGAATGCTTGGAAAAAGTTCCAGCTGATCAACTAGTTAAAAAGCAAAGAGAACTGAAATTCAAAAcg AAACAAGACTTTTTGGTTGTAATTGAAAATTCGATGACAGAGGAAACATTTTTATCCGAAAATGTTGAGGCAATGATTAAACAAgggaattttaatcaaataccgTTTTTAGCTGGCTATGTTCCACAAGAGGGTGCATTCTTATATGACAAGGGACTAGGAATGAAAAAAGGGAACAATCCTCTCAAGGAAAATTTAATACCAAAGATCGTTAATATCGATTTAAATTCAGATGAAGcgaaaaaattgaatgataaaataaaaggtttttatttcaaaaatcgtaACAGTACAGAGGAAATTATGGACGGTTACATAGCT tacTTATCAGATTATGCAATAACTGAAAGATTGTACACTGTTACTAAGTGGCATGCATTAAAATCTACGGCACCcgtttactattataaatttaattatgacacaagtttaaatttacgtgtgaaaatatttccacaaaatTATGTCACTCATGCGGACGATCTTGcttatttattcacaaaaaatagaacgccaaaaaaattatctgaaacTTCCATTGAAATGCAAGGCATAAAAAGAATGATCAAAATGTGGGCTCAATTTGCTAAGACGGGTAATCCAAATCCACTACAATTTGAAGATGAGCAGTATACTGGTCATGTAGAATGGAAACCAGTGACTGCtgataatttttactatttaatcaTTCAACCAAGTTTGGAACTGGCTGAGAATCCTGAAGAAGAACGAatgaaattttgggaaaatttatgg aTATTAGAAAGTAGTCGAAATTGA